In Megalobrama amblycephala isolate DHTTF-2021 linkage group LG9, ASM1881202v1, whole genome shotgun sequence, the sequence ttcatctttaatgttaataaaaatacaattgctCTTTTAAGTTAGTTCATACTGCGTTAGAAAATGTCAAcaactttaacattttaaaaaatgtattagtaatcTTGATAGTAAATTAACTTTATGCTCTAAaatcatggaaaaaaaataaaattaagcaGATTGTAAATGATATTGCACAAATTCATGCCAGCaaccaaaatgtaaaatagttatgaaTTGCCATGAGAGTGTGTTGAacaataatgacatttttcagtGTTTGGAGGGAAAGTTAGATAATCTCTAGATTTGATTATATAACAAGTTAGCTATTAGTGTTGAACTTacaataaaatttaataaatttgttTATTGTAAAGTTGAATGTTTATGCTCTAAAACCtaaatttgatttttaatttaatttccaaAGTGTAAAAATCACTTGATGTCTAAAATGACGTCAAGTTCAGCCTCTTGGTTAGGATGCGATGACCGGAGATGTtgagttcaggtgtgtttacCTGGCTGTTAATGGCCTCTAGCAGTCGTTTGGTCTCGTGTTTGATGTCGTTGACCAGGTTTGAGGTCAGATTTTCCTTCTCGATGTAGTTCCAGTTCTCTTTGTACCACGTCAGGACACTGTAAATGCGCCCTAGACACCTTTCCTGAAACATTCATGAGGGGAGATTCTTAAGTTTTGTGTATTTATGGCCAATATTTGagaaaaatcaaatgaaaacatttctgtcatgacaactctctgagtgtTTTGGCATGggaatggatatgacaatgctgctgctgagcaaaaacagagacttgctactgccaatacaaaCACTGATActctgctgtgagcaagtaagacatgctgctgctgtacaaaatAGCCGAGATAAATTACCCGTaacagatctatacaggtggagctggggaagagggagggtttctgaaagcacgttgcaaactgctacagcaaatgctgaccaagtatcTGAAGGTTGAGCAGTGAGCTCATTTGCTACTGATATaacaggaaccaatcagctgtgccctatagagaatcATGTGActgcaagcagattgagttaaggacctgtcagcctgtgccatctagagtttcatgactgaactttgtatttattacatgtgctgaataaaataatctGTCTTAACTTTCAACTGCATTTACTTTGAGTAACGATATCAACCCGATCTTGTATGTAAATATTTCACAAGGTTTTGTAtgggaaaaaaagcattaaattagtGTGGCATATGCAGATTTTATGAATGAGAtcatacaaattagccaccGATTTGCCAAAACGTAAATTAGTTTTGAATTGCCATGAAAGAGTGTTGAACAGTAATgacagtttcttttttttttgtaggggAAGTTAGATAAGCTTTGCACTTGTTAATACTACAATATGAAGCGTTGAAATTACAGTAAAACTTTATATAGATGATGGCCTAATAAAGCTACTCGAATCATGAAAATGTCTATTCTACTGTGCTCCACTTCCCCAATCCCATTATAGCCAAACAAACGTTTTGGGAAAAACCCGGTTCTATAAAATGCTTGGCTTGATTGTAATGATGATGGATTCTTTGtgataaaacattacaaataccATGGAGTTATTGCAGAGTACCAGTCAAACGtttgaacatttatttgaactaTTTTCCATAGTTATAATAATAGGCATTAATACTATATAAATAACACATGGAAATACTGGGATTATATAGtgactaaaaaaaaagtcattctggcaaattaaacttttaaatcttttttagaAACTACATTTTTAATTCTTTAATTCTTAAAAATTCTTTAAAGTCATGCTAGGGGTCAGAAAGGTTTCACTAATTAAAGAATCAGCCCTAAATAAATCCCAACCATGATAAGTGTTCTTACTGTGCTGAAGTTCCTGGACAGGCAGCCGTCAGAAGGTCTGAGGAGAGGCGTGCTGATCCTGACACCTTCATACGCCGTCATATTCACCGTCTCTCTGAAATCTCTCTCAAACTGCAGATGGGAGCATACAAAGTTAGTTTAAGACAGTCAGAAGTATGATGCACCTTTGTTTTATTCTGCATTTAAAAGCACCTGTTCATCACGCAGAGTTTTCACATCCTTGTGCAGATCTCTAGCCATCAGATGCCATTTCTCCTGGTCGTTCAGAGGACTCTTCACATCCACATCCTGAACTTCATCCCCAGATGTTTCGGATAACTCCCCCATACTGCTGTACGCAGGCACGGCGTCCACGAGACAGATGGAAACTGCCAGTGTGACAAACAGGAAGAGCGCTTTGTCTGCAGAGAAAAGTGATAGAGAGAAAGTGAGAAGATGTGTCAGTCTGCACATGAGGATGTCCGATCGGTCTAACGCCTCCACTTACTCAGAGCTGACGGCATCGTGATTGCGAAAGTTTGTGTGATGTCTTCAAGCAAACTCAGGAGACTTCTGAACAACACTTCTGAAGTGGTTTTTATACACAAGCTTTAGGAGTTTCCACTTTGTAACCCgcctttaaacttaaaaaaaatgccCTGATACTGGTTTTCATACATgctcctttttttcttttctttttttttacttttcccTCTAAAAACTCACTGGTTTCCACAAGTTGTGACTTTGAAACAAGCCTTAGGTTTTgatacttttaatgttattttatttattttgattcaatttcttctttttttttaaacatcttaGTTACTGCGATACAGACCTTGTGACAACTTGCCAAAGTTatacaattttttgttttattttttaaaatttttagaaagcacattattattttaaaattctttTAAATCATGCTAGGGGACACAAAAGTTTTGCTAATTAAAGAATCAGCCCTAAATAAATCCCAACCATGATAAGTGTTCTTACTGTGCTGAAGTTCCTGGACAGGCAGCCGTCAGAAGGTCTGAGGAGAGGCGAGCTGATCCTGACACCTTCATACGCCGTCATATTCACCGTCTCTCTGAAATCTCTCTCAAACTGCAGATGGGAGCATACAAAGTTAGTTTAGGACAGTCAACAATTCAACACCCAGGCTCCTTTTCCCCAGGCTCACACAGATTTTATGTTTATGATTATGAAAattgcataaaaataaaattttcaatttttatatcaaatatacaccaatcaggcataatattatgaccaccttccttaatattgtgttggtcccccttttgctgccaaaacagccctgacccgtcgaggcatggactcctctagacccctgaaggtgtgctgtggtatctgacaccaagatgttagcagcagatcctttaagtctcgtaagttgcgaggtggagcctccatggatcggacttgtttgttcagcacatcccacagatgctggattggattgagatctggggaatttggaggccaagtaaacacctcaaacttgttgttgtgctcctcaaaccattcctgaatcatttttgctttgtggcagggtgaATTATCCCGCTGAAAGAGGCCACCAGGGAAttccgtttccatgaaagggtgtacatggtctgcaacaatgcttaggtaggtggtacgtgtcaaggtaacatccacatggatggcaggactcaAGGTTTCCCagaagaacattgcccaaagcatcacactgcctctgctggattgccttcttcccatagtgcatcctggtgccatgtgttccccaggtaagtgacgcacacacacccggccatccacgtgatgtaaaagaaaacatgattcatcagactaggccaccttcttccattgctccgtggtccagttctgatgctcacgtgtccactgttggcactttcgACGGTGGACAGAGGTCAGCATGgtcaccctgactggtctgcagctatgcagctccatacgcaacaaactgtgatgcactgtgtattctgacacctttctatcagaaccagcattaacttcttgagcagtctgagctacagtagctcgtctgttggatcggaccacacgggccagccttcgctccccacgtgcatcaatgagcaatgatcctgtcgccggttcaccactgttcctttcttggagcacttttgatagatactgaccactgcagaccgggaacaccccacaagagctgcagttttggagatgctctgaccaaGTTGTCTAGcaatcacaatttggcccttgtcaaactcactcaagtccttacgcttgcccatttttccagcttctaacacatcaactttgaagacaaaatgttcacttgctgcctaatatatccacccactaacaggtgccgtgatgaagagagaatcagtgttattcacttcacctgttaTTGCTCATAATGATATGCCTGATTGCtttatattttccaaaacacattttactctaaaactgtgagaaaaaCAAAGCCATACATGTAAACAAGcagtgttccaaatttgaagttgatatctcaaaaaatgagctttcagtaagattttgtttgggtgcagtaccaaaattttccactagatgaaattcatTTTCCATTTGTTTCCAATGTGGTCATTTTTAACCGCGAGGAGCACgagtgccaaaacctttaccattccgatgaagtaaaatattctataaaaacaaaatacaaaaaattccgttcatggaacctttccattgcacaaaaggttctttatagtggaacaattttctttagattattacaatgttcttcacactaagaaaaacaaaaatggttcttttaaaaggttagttctcccaaaaatgaaaattatcccatgattcactcaccctcaagcatAGGTGTAAATGATAatctagttattttattttatacaatttttgaatatagatatttttcttacaaaaatgcatcgcttcgcttcaaaaggcctttattaaccccctggagccgaatggattactttgattatggCTGGGTGcacacaaccattataaacctgggaggactaaggatatttttaaatatatctccgattgtgttagtctgaaagaatatagtcatatacaactaggatggcctgagggtgagtaaatcgtgggataattttcattttttggtgaactatccctttaagaactgATTATTGATTTTAAGAGTCTATCTTAATTCTCTCTGATTGTTTTCAAAGAGAAACTGTCATTTCTAAAGGTTGCAGCTGTATGCATGATATATTATATGGAATATCTAATTCATGTCATCCAGCAACCGagtttgaattattatttttatcacgCAAACTGCCGCACATGCAGTTTCAGATTCTCGTAGTTTCTTTTATTGTAATTACAAATGCATGAGCTtttcaaataaaagaaatgaaagtaaGCGGTAGTGAGTGTGTCGGTCTTTTCCTTCTTCATTTTGAATTCTGCTTTCTTCAAGTGATCTCATTctgtaatatattattttgcatGTCAAGTCAGTTTGATTGGTCGCGAATCAAGTCGCGAAGACCACAGGCCTCCAGTTAATATGCATGTCGATAGTGGAGGATTCCCCTTCAGCAGGAGGGGAAAATAGTCATGGTGTGAAGATTGAGTGTGTGTGATATTATTTTAAGCAATGGTGGAAGTTTCCTGGTTTTGCTTCAGCAAGAGGGGACAAAAAAATATGCCCTACTTTTATTTCATGAAGTCTTATTTCTGGGTCTCTGGGTTTTTGTTGAATTTTAAATGGGTTGAGTATTTGCTTTGTTAACCTTGAAACTATCCACTTAGTCTAATAGTTTTTTCCCCAATATTTTTGGGgatatttgtaatatattttttcagttttcattttatttgattttgttttgtacatttgtcatttttattttatataaatatttctatatatatatatatatttttttttttattatttcaatctttatttaatttattttagtagCCTACTTCATCTTATTTCTGATAAAGTtgacatttctcattttcttttaatttttccCCCTctaatattgattttatttcagttttatatcAATTACTGAAAATGATCTAATAGTTAACCATAATATTGatgtatatacttttatttatttatttatttacttacttgTCTCTCGGGGAATATTCCTTGTGCCTATCTGCAACTTGATAACTATTTCTTTCACTTTGCAACTTTTTTCCAAGTAAGACTTGCATATTACTGTAAATGCACCAATTCCACCAAATTGCCACCAATTCCGTCATAAGGTTGTATTTTAGCAATGCATATATTTTGCCATTCTACTGTGCATATTTCCATCATTGGTGCAAGTATcagtgggtggtaatagacGAGAAATGTAGAGTTTTGTACCATCGTACAGTGAAcgttttttctgtcatttcatGGTTCATTTCCAACATTACCCCTGTAGTAAAAGAGGCCTACAACGGAAAccacttttttttgttgttgatgttgCTGAGGTGTGATCAGTGATTCTGATGAGATAAcacgcgtctttgcattgattCCACGAATGTCTGTGTCATTAACGGATGAAAAGTCAAAGTGTTTCATTTCTGAGaattactttctttctcctgACCTTGcattgcacacacacacccaaTTAATCGAGCACAGGATCTGAATATACTTTACATAATAACTGAAACCGATCTTCAGATGTGGAGGTTTTGCTCCTACACTCATTTTTCCTCCCTAGTCCTGTTACAAAATACTAGCTTAATGCAGTATGATCTTTCCAGCTCGTTGGAGCTGGTGGTGCAGTTCACTGACAAAACCAAACTGGCGGTGCTGGTTGACCACGTTGATCCTGGTGGTTAAGCTAAAAGAGCAGTTATCTTATCTCATGTGGTCTTGATGGTTTAGAAGTTTAGGAAGGCCAGTATTCTGCGTAAATATAGTAAAACAACCtacttttttaagttgttttaCTCAAAATGAGACATTCTTTGCTCTTTAGGAGTTGGCGTATGTTGTGAGGTTGCTGTGAACTCAAACAAAAGGGTTTTCACAGAAATAGGCTACTTGTGAAACTATAGATGTTAACTAgagatattttcacatttatgcttagacatttttttttccgcAGAAATTCAGCATctaatgtgtgattgtgtgggcgtttttttttctttctttttctttttggtttCTGAAACTCTGGGTTTTTATTGCCACCATTCACTGATGATCACTGACAACATCTAATGTAACTTGAGGCAAGAGTGTAACCACCACAAGTGAAGTGAGATAAGTGAATCAGACCTCAATACTCCAAAAATAGACCACCAATTACTTTATAAGGGCTTTTAAAATGAGCAACTTAAGATTTTCTGCCTTGAGTAATACCAGCTTCATCAAGTAGGGATGCATCCATGATGAGTTACAAAACTGTCATGACAAAGAGCCTATGAACTCTTCGGTTGCTATGTAGAAACAATTCAAAGGTCAAGCTACAATGTCTAAGTTTTGCTGAGCTAAGTATATTCTCCATTTATTGCCACAGTAAAAACTCACTGTCACTCTCTCTCATATGCAGCTGACGCATTAAATGAAGATGCATGCTGCATTCTACATCTGTTTGTCATCAATACAGCAGGGTATGAAGAAAACATTGCTCATATGTTCTGCTTAATGAGGACTACAGCTAGCAAGAATGTGATATTATATGCTTGAAGAATCGGACATCTGTAGTGCTTATAGCCAAGTTTTTAGCAACACGTGACTTTAAAATTCATATTTGAGGTTGGATATAGTTTGTTGTTGTAGAAGAAATTGTGAGTCTTGTAAACAGACTTTTTACTCATACTTACAAAACCCATTAGAAACTCCTGAGGGAACCCACACTTCAGGATTGGCCTAAACTGCTGCAAACCAGCAGTGtataacagcaaaaaaaaaaaaaaaaaggcttacataaatatgttaaaaagtttatttttacatCTTGCATAAGGAACGTTTcatcaaacatttaaaacagcatGTAAAAGTATGACAAAAAATAACGCGCGTTTTCATAGGTCGAGTAGCTACTCGCGCAACAGATCTAAAACATAACTGTAACCATAGcagggtcattctacagaaacatccacttttctgtccctagactttacagaaatattacacttgaaaaacactttaggattacaattgtttttatattttaatatgaaacaatacGTTATTTGAACAATTAAGCCTTCTTGAGCCATTAAtgtggcaatatttgttttttaattaattataaaaattccaagcgccacagaagtgctcgtccccacagtcatgtacagagggaaagtgctttattgtatgcataactatcaaatatataatgtaaatgacaaCAAATGccgaataaatattataaaatatacaaacccgattccaaaaaagttgggacactgtacaaattgtgaataaaaacagaatgcaatgatgtggaagtttcaaatttcaacattttattcagaatacaacatagatgacatatcaaatgtttaaactgagaaaatgtatcattttaaggggaaaataagttgattttaaatttcatggcatcatgaaacacatctcaaaaaagttgggtcaaggccatgtttaccactgtgtggcatcccctcttctttttataacagtctgcaaacgtctggggactgaggagacaagttgctcaagtttaggaataggaatgttgtcccattcttgtctaatacaggcttctagttgctcaactgtcttaggtcttctttgtcgcatcttcctctttatgatgcgccaaatgttttctatgggtgaaagatctggactgcttcttctacgcagccatgatgttgtaattgatgcagtatgtggtctggcattgtcatgttggaaaatgtaaGGACTTCcttgaaagagacgacgtctgaatgggagcatatgttgttctagaacttggatatacctttcagcattgatggtgcctttccagatgtgtaagctgcccatgccacacgcactcatgcaaccccataccatcagagatgcaggcttctgaactgagcgctgataacaacttgggttgtccttgtcctctttagtccggatgacatggcgtcccagttttccaaaaagaacttcaaattttgatttgtctgaccacagaagagttttccactttgccacagtccattttaaatgagccttggcccagagaaaacacctgcgcttctggatcatgtttagatatggcttcttttttgacctatagagttttagccggcaacggcgaatggcacggtggattgtgttcaccgacaatgttttctggaagtattccggagcccatgttgtgatttccattacagtagcattcctgtatgtgatgcagtgccgtctaagggcatCCAGtgtggtttt encodes:
- the il6 gene encoding interleukin-6, giving the protein MPSALNKALFLFVTLAVSICLVDAVPAYSSMGELSETSGDEVQDVDVKSPLNDQEKWHLMARDLHKDVKTLRDEQFERDFRETVNMTAYEGVRISTPLLRPSDGCLSRNFSTERCLGRIYSVLTWYKENWNYIEKENLTSNLVNDIKHETKRLLEAINSQLQVSEGQMEPISSGPLPVKSAWMQKTTAHSILFNFTSVMIDTCRAVNYMSKRKSGQRRKGVKRPSDWTSEKN